From one Triticum aestivum cultivar Chinese Spring chromosome 4B, IWGSC CS RefSeq v2.1, whole genome shotgun sequence genomic stretch:
- the LOC123089733 gene encoding cis-prenyltransferase 4, chloroplastic, with translation MPLSNSTSSVPAVTVPAAEELLSQGLRAESLPRHVALVMDGNSRWAAARGLPPTDGHEHGMRALMRTVRLSRAWGIRVLTAFGFSLENWNRPKAEVDFLMALIERFINDNLAEFLREGTRLRIIGDRSRLPISVQKTARDAEEATRNNSQLDLVLAISYSGRMDIVQACRNLAQKVDAKLLRPEDIDESLFADELQTSETSCPDLLIRTSGELRLSNFLLWQSAYSELFFTDTLWPDFGEAQYLQAMMAFQSRDRRFGRRKNNAAL, from the exons ATGCCGCTCTCCAACTCTACGTCGTCTGTGCCGGCCGTCACCGTCCCGGCGGCCGAGGAGCTCCTCTCACAAGGGCTCCGGGCGGAGTCGCTGCCGCGGCACGTGGCGCTGGTGATGGACGGGAACTCGCGGTGGGCGGCAGCGCGGGGCCTGCCGCCGACGGACGGGCACGAGCACGGGATGCGCGCGCTGATGAGGACGGTGCGGCTCTCCCGCGCCTGGGGCATCCGCGTCCTCACCGCCTTCGGTTTCTCGCTCGAGAACTGGAATCGCCCCAAG GCGGAGGTTGACTTCTTGATGGCCTTGATCGAGAGGTTTATCAACGACAACCTCGCCGAGTTCTTGAG GGAAGGGACCCGTCTACGTATAATCGGTGACCGCTCAAGGCTGCCGATCTCTGTGCAGAAGACTGCACGAGACGCCGAGGAGGCAACAAGAAACAACTCGCAGCTCGATCTAGTCCTAGCCATCAGCTACAGCGGGCGAATGGACATTGTGCAGGCATGCCGGAATCTCGCCCAGAAAGTGGACGCCAAGCTGCTCAGGCCGGAGGACATCGACGAGTCGCTGTTCGCCGACGAGCTCCAGACGAGCGAAACATCTTGCCCGGACCTGCTCATCAGGACCAGCGGCGAGCTGAGGCTGAGCAACTTCCTGCTATGGCAGTCGGCTTACTCGGAGCTCTTCTTCACCGACACGCTCTGGCCTGATTTCGGGGAGGCCCAATATCTCCAAGCCATGATGGCCTTCCAGAGCAGAGACAGGCGCTttggaagaagaaaaaacaatGCAGCGCTATAA